The following are encoded in a window of Shewanella psychrotolerans genomic DNA:
- a CDS encoding methyl-accepting chemotaxis protein: protein MNYKNWAIAKQIGVLAFVLTLLVFSVLGSISYITAANVLKNKGMNAMRSQMHSTADLIELQYNSLLSLARRNADVLREMYPGQFFKPDKSVKVLGKTTPALVHEKEQINASKSKVDRFSNLTGGTATIFVRDGDDFIRISTSLKKADGKRALGTYLGKSHPGYNSLINGQEYEGYAKLFGKDYMTVYRPIIDPQGDIIGILYIGFDISQSLSQLKTSMNQLKLEESGYFTLIRNSDNSIIAQPHQQSGTELTTDIIDGLTLEQVKQHDGSWEYDNLQGEAMYAYSLTIPGWEWSLLGQAKIRELNEESLQLLNINAIVAIAGVLVITLLLSIVLFKTLRPLRELQEQLTKLGKGDLSQQFAPVSDTSDNEVDRITIGAQQMATSLRALINALQTSVNTLETQAQSAQEIARLNGDEAQSLMAQTDQIATAIEEMSTSIRDVANHASEGANKSQQVDGASRDGHRQLEMVVKGLASLSEQLSESHASVENVSKESEAISQVTEVINSIAEQTNLLALNAAIEAARAGEQGRGFAVVADEVRTLAQRTQSSISEISQTISQLQSQIKITTEQMAQSHQLGNTSANQGEEAAGQLNLITVSIGELAISSSSIASATEQQSAVAEEITRNLHQITELAREGEQRAGDTVDAAQSLSDLAQEIKQQISVFKS, encoded by the coding sequence ATGAACTATAAGAATTGGGCTATTGCAAAACAGATTGGTGTACTCGCTTTTGTACTGACTCTCCTTGTATTTAGCGTCCTAGGAAGCATCTCGTACATAACTGCGGCGAATGTACTGAAAAATAAAGGCATGAACGCAATGAGATCGCAAATGCATAGTACTGCAGACCTCATTGAACTCCAATACAATAGCTTGTTATCACTCGCGAGACGTAACGCTGACGTTTTACGCGAAATGTATCCAGGACAGTTTTTTAAACCGGATAAAAGCGTTAAGGTCCTCGGTAAGACAACCCCAGCTTTAGTGCATGAAAAGGAACAGATAAACGCTTCAAAAAGTAAAGTCGATCGTTTTTCCAACCTCACTGGTGGCACTGCAACCATATTTGTACGCGATGGTGATGATTTTATTCGGATCTCAACGTCATTAAAAAAAGCCGATGGTAAACGGGCCTTAGGAACCTATTTAGGCAAATCTCACCCTGGTTATAACTCACTGATAAATGGCCAAGAATATGAAGGCTACGCCAAACTATTTGGTAAAGACTACATGACCGTCTATCGCCCCATTATTGATCCCCAAGGCGATATTATTGGCATTTTATACATCGGTTTTGATATTTCACAATCATTGTCGCAACTCAAAACATCAATGAATCAATTAAAGCTTGAAGAATCTGGCTACTTTACTCTTATCCGTAATAGCGACAATAGCATTATCGCCCAACCACATCAGCAATCAGGCACTGAATTGACCACCGACATCATCGATGGTTTAACCTTAGAACAAGTCAAGCAGCATGATGGTTCATGGGAATACGATAATCTTCAAGGCGAAGCTATGTACGCGTATTCGTTGACCATTCCAGGTTGGGAGTGGAGCTTACTCGGTCAGGCCAAAATACGCGAACTAAACGAAGAAAGTCTTCAGCTACTGAATATCAATGCCATAGTAGCTATCGCCGGAGTGCTAGTCATCACCCTATTGTTATCCATAGTGTTATTCAAAACTTTAAGACCCCTTAGAGAGCTACAAGAGCAACTAACTAAGCTCGGTAAAGGAGACTTATCACAACAATTTGCCCCTGTATCAGATACCAGTGATAACGAAGTCGATAGAATTACCATAGGTGCCCAGCAAATGGCCACCAGCCTCAGAGCCCTGATCAATGCGTTGCAAACCTCGGTTAATACATTAGAAACTCAAGCACAAAGTGCCCAAGAGATAGCGCGGCTTAATGGTGACGAAGCTCAATCTCTAATGGCGCAAACGGATCAAATCGCTACCGCAATTGAAGAGATGTCCACCTCTATTCGTGATGTAGCCAACCATGCAAGCGAAGGGGCAAATAAAAGCCAACAAGTTGATGGTGCATCACGTGATGGTCATCGACAACTTGAAATGGTCGTCAAAGGGCTTGCCAGTCTAAGTGAGCAACTCAGCGAAAGCCATGCCAGTGTAGAAAATGTTAGTAAAGAGAGCGAAGCGATTAGCCAAGTTACCGAAGTGATTAACAGCATTGCAGAGCAAACCAATTTATTAGCACTCAATGCGGCTATTGAAGCTGCACGCGCAGGCGAACAAGGTAGAGGCTTTGCAGTGGTTGCCGATGAGGTGAGAACGCTTGCCCAGCGAACCCAAAGCTCAATATCAGAGATAAGTCAGACAATCAGCCAGTTACAATCACAGATAAAAATTACGACAGAACAAATGGCACAAAGCCATCAATTAGGCAACACATCGGCAAACCAAGGTGAAGAAGCGGCTGGGCAGCTTAACCTGATCACCGTTAGCATAGGAGAGCTAGCTATCTCATCGAGCAGCATTGCCAGCGCCACCGAACAACAGAGCGCCGTTGCCGAAGAGATCACCCGTAACCTTCATCAGATCACCGAATTGGCAAGAGAGGGTGAGCAGCGCGCGGGAGATACCGTTGATGCCGCCCAAAGCCTATCGGATCTGGCTCAAGAAATAAAACAGCAAATCAGCGTATTTAAGTCCTGA
- a CDS encoding OprO/OprP family phosphate-selective porin, which produces MIRHTLLASCIALALTANAYAAPVDEEIAALKARIDQLESDKKSAEQDKGNDIKFGGAARFQYTYEDYNDDNTDRGGDFDFDLFRLDVNGNLGDIIFSAQYRWFEYMNVIHHAWVGYNFNEKHQGKIGVTQVPFGILTYASNNYFFSSNFYLGLEDDYDLGLNYTYKGDNNKLDLAFYKNDEQGGLDGYVTDRTDRYAYDVVGIRLEGEGIYDAPSDGNAAGEVNTFNGRYAHHLIFDDVNVELGVSIQAGQLEIESGADGDNVAAALHSVINYDRWNVKLQVTDYKYDVDGMDIERVVVAAYHFYDSIPAEATTYVANVAYSLPVDIGPISNLTFYNDYSLITDKPSTQPDTFMNVTGMAITAGGLYTYVDFVVAENQPFIGGTMVGDGDTNKRLNINFGYYF; this is translated from the coding sequence ATGATTCGACATACACTTTTGGCCTCCTGTATTGCGCTAGCGCTTACGGCTAATGCCTATGCCGCGCCTGTTGATGAAGAGATCGCGGCACTAAAAGCTCGTATCGACCAACTGGAATCAGATAAAAAATCTGCAGAGCAAGATAAAGGGAACGACATTAAGTTTGGCGGCGCAGCTCGTTTCCAGTATACCTATGAAGACTATAACGACGATAATACAGATCGTGGTGGCGATTTTGACTTCGACCTATTTCGTCTCGATGTTAATGGTAACCTCGGCGACATCATTTTTTCAGCCCAGTACCGCTGGTTCGAGTACATGAATGTCATTCATCATGCTTGGGTTGGCTATAACTTTAATGAAAAACATCAAGGTAAAATTGGTGTTACTCAGGTGCCATTTGGTATTTTGACTTATGCGTCAAATAACTATTTCTTTAGTTCCAACTTCTACTTAGGCTTAGAAGATGATTATGATCTAGGTCTTAACTACACTTATAAAGGTGATAACAACAAGCTCGATCTCGCTTTTTATAAGAATGATGAACAGGGGGGGCTTGATGGTTATGTCACTGATCGAACCGATCGTTATGCGTACGATGTTGTAGGCATTCGCTTAGAGGGTGAAGGGATCTACGATGCTCCAAGCGACGGTAATGCGGCTGGTGAAGTGAATACTTTCAATGGCCGCTATGCTCATCACTTGATATTTGATGATGTTAACGTCGAACTGGGTGTATCAATCCAAGCCGGTCAACTAGAGATCGAAAGCGGTGCCGATGGTGATAATGTAGCAGCAGCTCTGCATAGTGTGATTAACTATGACCGCTGGAACGTTAAGTTGCAGGTAACTGACTACAAATATGATGTCGATGGTATGGACATTGAGCGAGTTGTCGTAGCGGCTTACCACTTCTACGATTCAATTCCAGCTGAAGCGACGACCTATGTGGCTAACGTAGCCTATAGTCTTCCCGTCGACATTGGTCCCATCTCAAACCTCACTTTCTATAATGATTACTCTCTTATCACCGACAAACCATCGACTCAGCCAGATACCTTTATGAATGTTACTGGCATGGCTATCACCGCTGGCGGACTGTACACCTATGTCGATTTTGTTGTCGCAGAGAATCAGCCTTTTATCGGTGGAACTATGGTCGGTGATGGCGACACGAACAAACGCCTGAATATTAACTTCGGTTACTACTTCTAA
- the cydX gene encoding cytochrome bd-I oxidase subunit CydX translates to MWYFAWILGILLACSFGIINALWLENTENMDRDTENNQD, encoded by the coding sequence ATGTGGTATTTTGCTTGGATATTAGGCATTTTGCTAGCGTGTTCTTTTGGTATTATTAACGCCTTGTGGTTAGAGAATACTGAAAATATGGACCGAGACACAGAGAATAACCAAGATTAA
- the cydB gene encoding cytochrome d ubiquinol oxidase subunit II, with amino-acid sequence MFDYEILRLIWWALIGVLFIGFAVTDGFDMGVGALLPIIGKDDTERRIMINTIAPHWDGNQVWLITAGGALFAAWPMVYAVSFSGFYVAMMLVLFALYLRPIGFDYRSKIEDPRWRKTWDWALFVGGFVPPLIIGVAFGNLLQGVPFNFDEYLRATYHGGLFGLLNPFGLLSGLVCVSMFMMQGASWLQMKTEGELRVRAAKATQVFAALLAVLFTLAGVWLANGIDGYVLTSAIDTQGASNPALKTVAIEAGAWLVNYDKYPVTMLFPILGIALPILALLASKFNRSGFAFLFSSLAIAMVILTCGAAMFPFVMPSSLEPNVSLTMWDATASEMTLGVMTVAAAIFVPIVLSYTIWTYFKMFGRLSRSYIEDNKTSLY; translated from the coding sequence ATGTTTGATTATGAGATATTAAGATTAATCTGGTGGGCGCTGATTGGTGTGCTGTTCATCGGGTTTGCCGTTACTGACGGTTTCGATATGGGGGTTGGTGCCTTGTTACCTATTATTGGTAAGGATGACACTGAGCGCCGTATTATGATTAACACTATTGCCCCTCATTGGGACGGTAACCAAGTGTGGTTGATCACCGCTGGTGGCGCACTATTTGCTGCTTGGCCTATGGTCTATGCAGTATCCTTCTCCGGCTTTTATGTCGCGATGATGTTGGTGCTATTTGCGTTATACCTACGTCCAATTGGTTTCGATTATCGTTCTAAAATTGAAGATCCAAGATGGCGTAAGACGTGGGACTGGGCCTTGTTTGTCGGCGGCTTCGTGCCACCACTTATTATAGGTGTGGCATTTGGTAACTTATTGCAAGGTGTTCCATTTAACTTTGATGAGTACCTACGTGCAACTTACCATGGCGGTCTATTTGGCTTATTGAACCCATTTGGATTACTGTCAGGTCTGGTCTGTGTGTCTATGTTCATGATGCAAGGTGCATCTTGGTTACAGATGAAGACCGAAGGCGAGTTACGTGTTCGTGCTGCTAAAGCTACGCAAGTTTTTGCCGCGCTATTGGCAGTGCTATTCACCTTGGCTGGTGTTTGGTTAGCAAATGGTATTGACGGTTATGTGTTGACCTCAGCAATTGATACACAAGGTGCATCAAACCCAGCATTGAAAACAGTAGCGATAGAAGCAGGTGCATGGTTAGTTAACTATGATAAGTATCCTGTGACTATGCTGTTCCCAATCCTAGGTATTGCCTTGCCGATTTTGGCTTTGCTAGCGAGTAAGTTTAATCGTTCTGGTTTTGCGTTCTTATTTAGCTCTCTGGCAATTGCGATGGTTATTTTAACTTGTGGTGCAGCGATGTTCCCATTTGTTATGCCATCGTCACTAGAGCCAAATGTGAGCTTAACTATGTGGGATGCGACGGCAAGCGAGATGACTTTGGGAGTAATGACGGTGGCTGCAGCGATATTTGTGCCTATCGTACTTAGCTACACCATTTGGACTTACTTCAAGATGTTTGGCCGTTTAAGTCGCAGCTACATCGAAGACAACAAGACGTCACTTTACTAA
- a CDS encoding cytochrome ubiquinol oxidase subunit I: protein MIVEEVVELSRLQFALTAMYHFLFVPLTLGLAFLLAIMESLYVMTNKQIYKDMTKFWGKLFGINFALGVSTGLAMEFQFGTNWSYYSHYVGDIFGAPLAIEGLMAFFLESTLVGMFFFGWDRFSKRQHLAVTWLVALGSNMSALWILVANGWMQHPVGSVFNYETMRMEMTSFAEVLFNPVAQVKFVHTVASGYVAGAMFVLAISAYYILKKRDLPFARRSFAIAASFGMASILSVIVLGDESGYKVGEAQRVKLAAIEAEWHTEPAPAAFTAVGLPNQETMHTDYAIKIPYAMGIIATRSLDEEVTGIRDLIVEHEERIRNGMKAYAMLTELRAGNETPALRAAFEEAKVDLGYGLLLKRYTDNVVDATEDQIKAAAKDSIPSVAPIFWSFRVMVGLGFVMLLVFAAAFWQSTRHQIEEKPWVLKAALYSLPLPWIAIECGWFVAEYGRQPWTISEVLPTFMSASSLTVGDLWFSIISISLFYTVFLVIELFLMIKYARKGPSSLKTGRYHFEKLDA from the coding sequence ATGATTGTTGAAGAGGTTGTAGAGCTCTCGCGTTTGCAGTTTGCGCTGACGGCTATGTATCACTTCCTATTTGTACCTTTGACCTTGGGGTTAGCATTTTTGCTAGCCATTATGGAATCACTTTATGTGATGACCAATAAGCAGATCTATAAAGATATGACCAAGTTCTGGGGTAAGCTATTTGGTATTAATTTTGCGCTAGGTGTGTCGACTGGTCTAGCGATGGAGTTCCAATTTGGTACCAACTGGTCCTATTACTCACATTATGTAGGGGATATTTTTGGCGCCCCACTTGCTATCGAAGGTTTGATGGCATTCTTCCTTGAATCGACATTGGTCGGTATGTTCTTTTTCGGTTGGGACAGATTCAGTAAGCGTCAACACTTGGCGGTTACCTGGCTGGTGGCGCTGGGCTCTAACATGTCTGCGCTGTGGATCCTGGTCGCTAACGGTTGGATGCAACACCCAGTGGGTAGCGTGTTCAATTACGAAACCATGCGTATGGAGATGACAAGCTTCGCAGAAGTCTTGTTTAACCCTGTTGCTCAGGTGAAATTCGTTCATACCGTTGCATCTGGTTATGTGGCAGGTGCGATGTTTGTGTTGGCAATTAGTGCTTACTATATTCTGAAGAAGCGTGATTTACCTTTTGCTCGCCGTTCGTTTGCGATTGCGGCAAGTTTTGGTATGGCTTCTATCTTGTCTGTTATCGTACTTGGTGATGAGTCAGGTTATAAGGTCGGTGAAGCGCAGCGTGTTAAGTTAGCTGCGATTGAAGCTGAATGGCACACTGAGCCTGCACCAGCTGCATTTACCGCGGTAGGTTTACCAAATCAAGAAACCATGCATACCGATTATGCGATTAAGATCCCATATGCGATGGGTATTATTGCGACTCGTTCACTCGATGAAGAAGTTACGGGTATCCGTGATTTGATCGTCGAACACGAAGAGCGTATTCGCAATGGTATGAAAGCCTATGCGATGTTGACTGAGCTTCGTGCGGGTAACGAAACGCCAGCCCTACGTGCAGCGTTTGAAGAGGCAAAAGTTGACTTAGGTTATGGCTTACTGCTCAAGCGTTATACCGACAATGTTGTCGATGCAACTGAAGATCAGATTAAGGCTGCAGCCAAGGACTCAATTCCTTCTGTGGCGCCTATTTTCTGGAGTTTCCGTGTAATGGTCGGTCTCGGTTTTGTTATGTTGCTAGTATTTGCTGCTGCATTCTGGCAAAGCACGCGTCACCAAATCGAAGAGAAACCTTGGGTACTTAAAGCAGCATTATATAGCTTACCGCTGCCTTGGATTGCTATTGAGTGTGGTTGGTTTGTGGCTGAATATGGTCGTCAACCTTGGACCATCTCTGAAGTGTTGCCAACGTTTATGTCTGCATCGAGTTTAACGGTTGGCGATCTTTGGTTCAGTATCATCTCTATCTCTCTGTTCTATACAGTGTTCTTAGTTATCGAACTGTTCTTAATGATTAAATATGCTCGTAAAGGACCTAGCAGTCTGAAAACGGGTCGTTATCACTTTGAAAAGCTAGATGCTTAA
- the purL gene encoding phosphoribosylformylglycinamidine synthase translates to MEIIRGAPALSAFRVQKLMEACENAALPIKDIYAEFVHLADLTDDLDVSETEQLEKLLTYGPAIEAHAPEGTLYFVTPRPGTISPWSSKATDIAHNCGLNKVKRLERGVAYYVQGEPLNDEQQKQLAGLLHDRMVEVILAEFEQAIALFTRTDPAKVISVNILGEGKRALELANLELGLALADDEIDYLVENFVRLNRNPNDVELMMFAQANSEHCRHKIFNADWTIDGEVQPKSLFKMIKNTFEKTPDYVLSAYKDNAAVMEGSVAGRFFPEQNGVYAYHTEPMHILMKVETHNHPTAISPYPGAATGSGGEIRDEGATGRGSKPKAGLTGFSVSNLKIPGFVQPWEGDYGKPDRIVNALDIMTEGPLGGAAFNNEFGRPALVGYFRTYEQEVASHNGVEVRGYHKPIMLAGGLGNIREEHVQKGEITVGAKLIVLGGPAMNIGLGGGAASSMASGQSSEDLDFASVQRENPEMERRCQEVIDRCWQMGEDNPIQFIHDVGAGGLSNAFPELVNDGERGGKFELRNVPSDEPGMSPLEIWCNESQERYVMSVAPENLEVFTKICERERAPFAVVGEATEERHLSLSDTHFDNKPIDLPLEVLLGKAPKMSRDVASKKAQSPALEQDGIELKDAVRRVLRLPTVAEKTFLITIGDRSVTGLVNRDQMVGPWQVPVADCAVTASSFDTYSGEAMSLGERTPLALLDFGASARMAVAESIMNIAGTDIGSFKRIKLSANWMSAAGHPGEDAGLYEAVKAVGEELCPELELTIPVGKDSMSMKTAWQDNGVDKTVTSPMSLVITAFGVVQDIRKTVTPELRSDKGETELLLVDLSSGNHRLGGSCLAQVYSQLGDCAPDLDDSALLRGFFEVTQTLVADQSVIAYHDRSDGGLLTTLVEMAFAGNTGLNVNIGALSGSYLERLFNEELGAVIQVSAAEASAIKAQYQAAGVACYSIAKPVAGDTITITDGDTEVLVESRSELRTIWAETTYRMQAMRDNPECALEEFTLKQVADAPGLTVDLTFDPSEDVAAPYILKGAAPKMAILREQGVNSHLEMAAAFDRAGFESRDVHMSDILAGRISLEEFQGLAACGGFSYGDVLGAGEGWAKSILFNARAREQFSRFFEREDSFALGVCNGCQMLSNLKDIIPGTEHWPHFVRNRSERFEARFSLVEVQKSPSLFFEGMEGSRMPIAVSHGEGRAEFASPEALLAAEASGTVALRFVDGHGNIATQYPENPNGSPNALTGICNSDGRVTIMMPHPERVFRTVANSWHPDEWGEDSPWMRMFRNVRAKLG, encoded by the coding sequence ATGGAGATCATCCGCGGAGCCCCTGCATTATCAGCATTTAGAGTTCAAAAGTTAATGGAAGCCTGTGAAAATGCAGCACTTCCTATAAAAGATATCTATGCTGAATTTGTTCATTTAGCTGATTTAACTGATGATTTAGATGTTAGTGAGACCGAACAACTAGAGAAATTGTTGACCTATGGACCCGCTATCGAAGCGCACGCTCCTGAAGGCACACTGTATTTTGTCACTCCTCGTCCTGGGACCATCTCTCCATGGTCATCGAAAGCCACTGATATTGCTCACAATTGTGGGCTCAATAAAGTCAAGCGCTTAGAGCGTGGTGTCGCCTATTATGTACAAGGTGAGCCGCTAAACGATGAGCAGCAAAAACAGCTAGCTGGCTTGCTGCATGATCGCATGGTTGAAGTTATCTTAGCCGAGTTTGAACAGGCTATCGCACTATTTACCCGTACCGATCCCGCAAAAGTGATCAGCGTGAACATTCTCGGTGAAGGTAAGCGCGCACTAGAATTAGCTAACCTTGAGTTAGGCTTAGCCTTAGCCGACGATGAGATTGATTACTTAGTTGAAAACTTTGTCCGTCTTAATCGTAACCCTAATGACGTTGAATTGATGATGTTTGCTCAGGCTAACTCTGAGCATTGCCGTCATAAAATCTTTAACGCTGATTGGACTATCGATGGTGAGGTTCAACCTAAATCATTGTTTAAAATGATTAAGAATACCTTCGAGAAGACTCCAGACTACGTGTTGTCTGCCTATAAAGATAATGCTGCCGTGATGGAAGGTTCTGTTGCTGGGCGTTTTTTCCCTGAGCAAAACGGTGTCTATGCTTATCACACCGAACCTATGCATATCTTGATGAAGGTTGAAACCCATAACCACCCGACAGCGATCAGTCCATATCCTGGGGCTGCAACCGGTTCTGGTGGTGAGATCCGTGATGAAGGCGCTACAGGTCGTGGTTCTAAGCCTAAAGCGGGTTTAACTGGTTTTAGCGTATCTAACCTAAAAATCCCTGGCTTTGTTCAGCCTTGGGAAGGGGATTACGGTAAACCTGATCGCATCGTTAACGCCCTCGATATTATGACTGAAGGTCCATTAGGTGGTGCGGCATTTAACAATGAGTTTGGACGCCCCGCACTGGTCGGTTATTTCCGTACTTATGAGCAGGAAGTCGCGAGCCATAATGGCGTGGAGGTGCGCGGTTATCACAAACCGATCATGCTTGCTGGTGGTTTAGGTAACATTCGTGAAGAACATGTCCAAAAGGGTGAGATCACCGTTGGTGCTAAGTTGATTGTGCTTGGCGGACCTGCGATGAATATTGGCCTTGGTGGTGGTGCGGCTTCATCTATGGCATCGGGCCAGTCGAGTGAAGATTTAGATTTTGCCTCGGTTCAGCGTGAAAACCCTGAGATGGAGCGTCGTTGCCAAGAGGTTATCGATCGCTGCTGGCAGATGGGTGAAGACAACCCAATCCAGTTTATTCACGATGTGGGCGCGGGTGGTTTATCAAATGCGTTTCCTGAGTTAGTTAATGATGGTGAGCGTGGCGGTAAGTTTGAGCTACGTAACGTGCCTTCTGACGAACCTGGCATGAGCCCATTAGAGATCTGGTGTAATGAGTCGCAAGAGCGTTATGTGATGTCGGTTGCGCCAGAAAACCTTGAGGTTTTCACTAAGATTTGTGAGCGCGAACGTGCGCCGTTTGCGGTCGTTGGTGAAGCCACTGAAGAGCGTCATCTATCATTGTCTGATACCCATTTTGACAATAAGCCTATCGATCTACCGCTGGAAGTGCTGTTAGGTAAAGCGCCTAAGATGAGCCGAGATGTGGCGTCTAAGAAGGCACAATCACCAGCGTTAGAGCAAGACGGTATCGAATTAAAAGATGCAGTGCGCCGCGTACTTCGTCTCCCTACCGTTGCAGAGAAAACCTTCCTTATCACCATAGGTGATCGCAGCGTAACCGGTCTTGTTAATCGCGACCAGATGGTGGGGCCTTGGCAGGTACCTGTTGCCGATTGTGCGGTAACTGCATCAAGTTTTGACACTTATTCTGGTGAGGCAATGTCACTGGGTGAGCGTACACCGCTGGCATTATTAGATTTTGGTGCATCGGCTCGTATGGCGGTGGCTGAATCTATCATGAATATTGCTGGAACCGATATCGGTTCGTTTAAGCGTATTAAGCTATCGGCTAACTGGATGTCGGCCGCAGGTCACCCAGGCGAAGATGCCGGTCTTTATGAAGCGGTTAAAGCCGTAGGTGAAGAGCTGTGCCCTGAGCTAGAACTGACCATACCGGTCGGTAAAGACTCGATGTCGATGAAAACGGCATGGCAAGACAATGGTGTAGATAAGACTGTAACCTCGCCAATGTCATTGGTGATCACCGCCTTTGGTGTGGTGCAAGATATCCGTAAGACCGTGACCCCAGAGCTGAGAAGCGATAAGGGTGAAACGGAGTTATTACTGGTTGATCTAAGCAGTGGTAACCATCGTCTTGGTGGTTCTTGTTTAGCCCAGGTGTATAGTCAGCTAGGTGATTGTGCACCAGATCTTGATGATTCTGCGCTGCTTCGTGGTTTCTTTGAGGTTACCCAAACGCTGGTTGCAGACCAATCTGTTATCGCTTATCACGATCGAAGTGACGGTGGTCTATTGACGACCTTAGTTGAGATGGCGTTTGCGGGTAATACCGGACTTAACGTTAATATCGGCGCGCTTAGCGGCAGTTATTTAGAGCGTTTATTTAACGAAGAACTCGGCGCCGTGATCCAAGTCAGCGCGGCAGAGGCGAGTGCGATAAAAGCCCAATACCAAGCCGCAGGCGTTGCTTGTTATAGCATCGCCAAGCCAGTGGCTGGCGACACCATTACGATTACCGACGGTGATACTGAGGTGTTGGTCGAGTCTCGTAGCGAGCTAAGAACTATCTGGGCTGAAACGACTTATCGTATGCAGGCGATGCGTGATAATCCTGAGTGCGCTCTTGAAGAGTTTACACTTAAGCAAGTTGCTGATGCGCCAGGCCTGACGGTCGATTTAACATTTGATCCAAGTGAAGATGTTGCAGCCCCTTATATTCTTAAAGGCGCTGCACCTAAGATGGCTATTTTGCGCGAGCAAGGTGTTAACTCTCATCTAGAGATGGCTGCCGCGTTCGACAGAGCTGGTTTTGAAAGTCGTGATGTTCACATGTCGGATATCCTAGCAGGTCGTATAAGCCTAGAAGAGTTCCAAGGCTTGGCGGCGTGTGGTGGCTTCTCATATGGTGATGTACTTGGCGCGGGTGAAGGTTGGGCAAAATCGATTCTATTTAATGCCCGTGCACGTGAGCAGTTTAGCCGCTTCTTTGAGCGTGAAGACAGCTTTGCGCTAGGTGTGTGTAACGGTTGTCAGATGTTGTCTAACTTAAAAGATATCATTCCTGGCACTGAGCACTGGCCGCATTTTGTGCGTAACCGCTCTGAGCGTTTTGAAGCACGTTTCAGTTTGGTTGAAGTACAAAAGAGTCCATCACTGTTCTTTGAAGGCATGGAAGGCTCACGTATGCCAATCGCTGTCTCTCATGGTGAAGGGCGTGCGGAGTTTGCTTCTCCAGAGGCGTTACTTGCTGCGGAAGCATCTGGCACTGTGGCCCTGCGTTTTGTCGATGGTCATGGCAATATTGCGACTCAGTATCCTGAAAACCCTAATGGTTCGCCTAATGCGCTTACGGGGATCTGTAATAGCGATGGTCGTGTGACTATTATGATGCCGCATCCTGAGCGTGTATTTAGAACCGTTGCTAACTCTTGGCATCCAGATGAATGGGGTGAAGATAGCCCTTGGATGAGAATGTTTAGAAATGTTAGAGCTAAATTAGGTTAA